From the genome of Campylobacter concisus, one region includes:
- a CDS encoding PepSY-associated TM helix domain-containing protein, giving the protein MFLKRGKIIFNIHLIIGLIAAIPLIFMTLSAPFASYREEIKSAINKNFINLVPSEKENLSLNELLAKAKSEIQFDTLESLQIGGANEAYRISITKDKKQLNFFIDPRSGEVISEDWGEKFRIIILSLHRNLGLALLDSKVPANIGKQIVAISSIIMALLAISGLILYAPAIKRNFLNSLKIKPKAKGYACFYNLHTGLGTYVAILLVVMSLTGLYWSYGWVRSGVNSIFFDLKTAPMKKSLPQSNLLPISDEKFKEIETAKQIFKENVTLELKSLTINVPENNQTTYTINYETSESQVGKLKLDASAGKIKENKLVSKAESIPEAKKAGRKVLSLHTGEMFGEIGQVVFAVSCVIAVLLIITGFLMTIKRTKAL; this is encoded by the coding sequence ATGTTTTTAAAACGAGGAAAAATCATTTTCAACATCCACCTAATAATCGGACTAATTGCGGCTATTCCGCTAATATTTATGACTCTTTCAGCACCATTTGCGTCTTATAGAGAAGAGATCAAAAGTGCGATAAATAAAAATTTTATAAACCTAGTTCCTAGTGAAAAAGAAAATTTAAGTTTAAATGAACTCCTAGCTAAAGCAAAAAGTGAGATTCAATTTGATACGCTTGAAAGCTTACAAATAGGTGGAGCAAATGAAGCTTATCGTATAAGCATTACAAAGGATAAAAAGCAATTAAATTTCTTCATAGATCCAAGAAGTGGCGAAGTTATTAGCGAGGACTGGGGTGAGAAATTTCGTATCATTATCTTAAGTCTTCATAGAAATTTAGGACTTGCCTTGCTTGATAGCAAAGTACCAGCCAATATCGGCAAACAAATAGTTGCTATTAGCTCTATCATCATGGCTCTGCTTGCTATCAGTGGCCTCATCCTCTACGCACCAGCGATCAAGCGAAATTTCTTAAATTCGCTAAAAATTAAACCAAAAGCAAAGGGCTACGCCTGCTTCTATAATCTTCACACCGGCCTTGGCACCTACGTGGCAATCTTGCTTGTGGTGATGTCACTAACTGGACTTTACTGGTCTTATGGCTGGGTGAGAAGTGGCGTAAATAGTATATTTTTTGACCTAAAAACAGCTCCAATGAAAAAAAGTCTACCACAATCAAATTTACTCCCAATAAGCGACGAGAAATTTAAAGAGATCGAGACTGCGAAGCAAATTTTTAAAGAAAATGTCACGCTAGAGCTAAAATCGCTCACGATAAACGTACCTGAAAATAATCAAACTACCTACACTATAAACTACGAAACAAGTGAGAGCCAAGTGGGCAAACTAAAACTTGACGCGAGCGCTGGTAAGATCAAAGAGAATAAACTTGTTAGCAAGGCTGAAAGCATTCCAGAGGCCAAAAAGGCTGGGCGAAAAGTGCTTAGCTTGCACACTGGAGAGATGTTTGGCGAAATTGGTCAGGTAGTGTTTGCCGTATCATGTGTGATCGCAGTTTTACTAATCATAACTGGCTTTTTGATGACCATAAAAAGGACTAAGGCACTCTAA
- a CDS encoding ribonucleotide-diphosphate reductase subunit beta, with amino-acid sequence MNRKRIYNPSSNENLTDRRVFNGNPHGILNFTKAKYEWALKLWDLMEANTWFPKEVDTTDDVRDYAYNLTEAEKRMYDLVWSQLISMDSFQTNNLADNINPYITAPEINAVLSRQAYEEANHSKSYAVMVEAICDNTDLIYEMEKHDDVLREKNDYISSVYEELAGEVTDEKLLLAMVANQILEGIYFYSGFTAIYALARAGKMLGSAQMIRFIQRDEITHLLLFQNMINSVRKERPDLFTPETEAKIYDMFEKAGNLEIKWGKYITQNQIMGFTDDIIEQYIHYLIDQRLVAIGLKRKYNVAHPIKWVDDFAKFNDQKSNFFEAKVTNYSKGSISFDDF; translated from the coding sequence ATGAACAGAAAACGCATCTACAACCCAAGTTCAAATGAAAATTTGACCGACAGAAGAGTCTTTAACGGCAACCCACACGGTATTTTAAATTTCACCAAGGCAAAATACGAGTGGGCGTTAAAGCTTTGGGACCTCATGGAGGCAAACACCTGGTTTCCAAAAGAGGTCGACACCACCGACGATGTGCGCGACTACGCCTACAATCTCACAGAGGCTGAAAAACGTATGTACGACCTCGTCTGGAGCCAGCTCATCTCGATGGATAGCTTCCAGACAAATAACCTAGCTGATAACATCAACCCTTACATCACTGCACCAGAGATCAACGCTGTGCTAAGCCGCCAAGCCTATGAAGAGGCAAACCACAGCAAGTCTTACGCCGTCATGGTCGAGGCGATCTGTGACAACACCGACCTCATCTACGAGATGGAGAAGCATGACGACGTTTTACGCGAGAAAAACGACTACATCTCAAGTGTCTACGAGGAGCTTGCAGGCGAAGTGACTGACGAGAAGCTGCTTCTTGCGATGGTTGCAAACCAAATTTTAGAGGGCATCTACTTTTACAGCGGCTTTACAGCGATCTACGCTCTAGCTCGCGCTGGCAAGATGCTAGGCTCAGCTCAAATGATCCGCTTCATACAACGCGACGAGATCACACACTTGCTTTTGTTTCAAAACATGATAAATTCAGTCCGCAAAGAGAGACCTGACCTCTTTACGCCTGAGACTGAGGCAAAAATTTATGATATGTTTGAAAAAGCTGGAAATTTAGAGATCAAATGGGGTAAATACATCACCCAAAACCAAATAATGGGCTTTACAGACGATATCATCGAACAATACATCCACTATCTCATCGACCAGCGCCTAGTTGCGATCGGTCTAAAACGCAAATACAACGTCGCTCATCCGATCAAATGGGTCGATGACTTTGCGAAATTTAACGACCAAAAGTCAAATTTCTTTGAAGCAAAAGTGACAAACTACAGCAAGGGAAGTATAAGCTTTGATGACTTTTAA
- a CDS encoding carbon-nitrogen hydrolase family protein, which translates to MSENLNLISLTLKAKNATDRLEELATLVEAAPENSLILASELCISGYDFDGFFAGANKAMLGGMIGSFDAMLLERLQEALSPDKFLGFTHLSSLNKSAGLAKISNLNPHQPKIYNQFLLLNSNNVFHSQFKAELFRPNLEHEIFAAGDVSDINAFDFRGLKLGVLICFELRDSKLWAKLKGCDIIMVPAMWGKAREDAYLSLCKALAIANNCYVMISSSLALEVAGVFLPNGTLVKETIFDANLIKEIKTNLGIL; encoded by the coding sequence ATGAGCGAAAATTTAAACCTAATAAGCCTAACTTTAAAGGCAAAAAATGCAACAGATCGCCTAGAAGAGCTTGCAACTTTAGTTGAGGCTGCGCCTGAAAACTCACTCATTCTTGCAAGCGAGCTTTGCATAAGTGGATATGATTTCGACGGCTTTTTCGCAGGGGCAAACAAAGCGATGCTTGGTGGCATGATAGGCAGCTTTGATGCAATGCTGCTTGAACGCTTGCAAGAGGCGCTTAGCCCAGATAAATTTCTTGGTTTTACGCACCTTAGTAGCCTAAATAAAAGTGCTGGCCTTGCTAAAATTTCAAATCTAAATCCGCACCAGCCAAAAATTTATAACCAATTTTTGCTTCTTAACTCAAATAATGTCTTTCATTCACAATTTAAAGCCGAACTTTTTAGGCCAAATTTAGAGCATGAAATTTTTGCCGCTGGCGATGTGAGCGATATAAATGCATTTGATTTTAGAGGGCTAAAGCTTGGGGTGCTAATCTGTTTTGAACTACGCGATAGCAAGCTTTGGGCAAAGCTAAAAGGATGTGACATCATCATGGTACCTGCCATGTGGGGTAAGGCTAGAGAGGATGCTTATCTTAGTCTTTGCAAGGCTCTAGCTATCGCAAACAACTGCTACGTCATGATCTCAAGCTCACTTGCATTAGAAGTTGCTGGAGTATTTTTACCAAATGGCACACTTGTTAAAGAGACGATATTTGATGCAAATTTAATAAAAGAGATCAAGACAAATTTAGGGATTTTATAA
- a CDS encoding protein-L-isoaspartate(D-aspartate) O-methyltransferase yields the protein MTQLEAIKCQNLASDIADEIMLSPLLFDAIATTERAIFVPITAHAYKLDAQPILGNQWISSPLTVAKMTMALECENTDNILEIGCGSGYQAAILSKLAHRIFSVERIEKLAMDAKKRFEALKIKNVHVRYDDGNNGWRSYAPFDRILLSAAADEISPNLFKQLKNGGILVAPMKKDGKQFIAKFKKDKDGNLEKEYLDECLFVPLLEGRE from the coding sequence TTGACTCAACTAGAAGCGATAAAATGCCAAAATTTGGCTAGCGATATAGCCGACGAGATCATGCTAAGTCCGCTTTTGTTCGATGCGATAGCCACCACTGAGCGCGCAATTTTTGTACCAATCACTGCACATGCTTATAAACTTGACGCTCAGCCCATACTGGGCAATCAATGGATTAGCTCGCCGCTAACCGTTGCGAAAATGACAATGGCACTAGAGTGTGAAAATACGGACAACATCCTAGAGATAGGCTGCGGTAGTGGCTATCAAGCAGCAATTTTAAGCAAACTTGCACATAGAATTTTTAGCGTCGAGCGAATAGAGAAACTAGCCATGGATGCAAAAAAACGCTTCGAGGCACTAAAAATAAAAAACGTACATGTAAGGTATGACGATGGCAACAACGGCTGGCGAAGCTACGCACCATTTGATCGTATCCTGCTCTCGGCAGCTGCTGATGAGATCTCGCCAAATTTATTTAAGCAGCTGAAAAATGGTGGAATTTTAGTAGCTCCAATGAAGAAGGATGGCAAGCAATTTATCGCTAAATTTAAAAAAGATAAAGATGGAAATTTAGAAAAAGAGTACTTGGATGAGTGCCTTTTTGTGCCACTTCTTGAGGGTAGAGAGTAG
- a CDS encoding TonB-dependent receptor domain-containing protein produces the protein MKISYVLAFALVPNLMLGAEETIDLAPVTVSAKIQKSVLDEPTKAQIVGKGAILENGDIAKSLLNLSGFTMERKGGGGSEVYYRSQTAARLPVLIDGSTLNGGCGMRMDTPITYISAQNYSSVRIVKGPQDVRYGALISGGIFFDREIARLSKPSFGGNVSVLGGSFRGFETAADVAAGNELGSLEISGGHYQSGDYKSGDGQKMHTHYKRNSVSLVGTLTPTDTTALQLSADLGNGEAAYADRMRDGVQFDRKSFGLKFEQDVGEHKIRLSSYYHQIDHIMDNFTMRPVVPGTGRGKGYSISHPIRDMYGFKLEGELNFDNLTSFIGMGYSQDTFKWRGAGSGMAGVSKAEMDSAVSKPHVKERKVTYKTIYTQNEYVLENDYGLFGGLRLDAGERKLLKTHKSRKENLFSGFFRYEKYLQNLTLYAGLGHAQRLPDHWETSKDDNLKLNKERNTQLDFGAVLKDKNYELNANFFVSKMDDYIMIKYSPMGMSSNVFNTDALLYGGEIEGDTLLADIFRLGAGVSYVYGKVTKNAGGLKDGDALPKVSPLAFKLSAGLEKPDWFVKADFYANASQNRAQKGYGDVGGMDLGKSDSFWTLGLSAGYKYKNYQFLLAAENLNDAKYAYHNSKGGYGGGIAGYETIPNGTRLYEPGRSFWAKFKVHF, from the coding sequence ATGAAAATTTCTTACGTTTTAGCATTTGCTTTAGTACCAAATTTAATGCTTGGTGCTGAAGAAACGATAGACTTGGCTCCGGTTACCGTTTCCGCAAAGATACAAAAGTCCGTTCTTGACGAACCGACAAAGGCTCAAATAGTGGGCAAAGGCGCGATACTAGAAAATGGCGACATCGCTAAATCACTTTTAAATTTGAGCGGCTTTACGATGGAGCGCAAGGGCGGAGGTGGCAGCGAAGTTTATTACCGCTCGCAGACGGCGGCTAGGCTGCCGGTGCTAATCGACGGTAGCACGCTAAATGGCGGTTGTGGCATGCGCATGGATACGCCCATCACTTACATCTCGGCGCAAAATTATAGCTCGGTTCGCATCGTAAAAGGCCCGCAAGACGTTAGATACGGCGCGCTCATTAGTGGCGGTATATTTTTCGATAGAGAGATAGCAAGGCTATCAAAACCGAGCTTCGGAGGAAACGTAAGCGTGCTTGGCGGTAGTTTTAGAGGATTTGAAACTGCTGCAGACGTAGCGGCGGGTAACGAGCTTGGCAGCTTAGAAATTTCCGGCGGACACTACCAGAGCGGCGATTATAAAAGTGGCGACGGACAGAAAATGCATACGCACTATAAACGCAACAGCGTTTCGCTCGTAGGCACGCTAACGCCCACGGATACTACCGCCTTGCAGCTAAGCGCGGATCTGGGTAATGGAGAAGCGGCTTATGCCGATAGGATGAGAGACGGCGTGCAGTTTGACCGCAAGTCTTTCGGACTAAAATTTGAACAAGACGTTGGCGAGCACAAGATCAGGCTAAGCTCGTACTATCATCAAATCGATCACATAATGGACAACTTCACCATGCGTCCGGTGGTGCCTGGCACGGGGCGCGGCAAGGGATATAGCATCAGTCACCCGATACGCGATATGTACGGCTTTAAGCTAGAAGGCGAGTTAAATTTCGATAATCTAACCAGCTTCATCGGCATGGGATATTCTCAAGATACGTTTAAATGGCGAGGCGCAGGAAGCGGTATGGCGGGCGTATCTAAAGCCGAAATGGACTCCGCCGTATCAAAGCCCCACGTAAAAGAGCGCAAGGTAACGTATAAAACTATATACACTCAAAACGAATACGTTCTTGAAAACGACTACGGGCTTTTTGGCGGACTTAGGCTGGACGCGGGCGAGAGAAAACTGTTAAAAACGCATAAGAGCAGAAAAGAAAATTTATTCTCAGGCTTTTTTAGATACGAAAAATATCTGCAAAATTTAACGCTCTACGCAGGACTAGGCCATGCACAAAGGTTGCCAGATCACTGGGAAACGAGTAAAGACGATAATCTTAAGCTAAATAAAGAAAGAAACACGCAACTAGACTTTGGCGCCGTGCTAAAAGATAAAAACTACGAACTAAACGCAAATTTCTTTGTCTCTAAGATGGATGATTACATAATGATAAAATATAGTCCTATGGGCATGTCATCAAATGTATTTAATACCGATGCCTTACTATACGGCGGCGAGATCGAGGGCGATACGCTACTGGCCGACATATTTAGACTGGGTGCCGGCGTATCCTACGTCTACGGCAAGGTGACTAAAAACGCGGGCGGCCTAAAAGACGGCGACGCGCTGCCTAAGGTTTCGCCTCTAGCGTTTAAACTAAGCGCCGGCTTAGAAAAGCCCGACTGGTTCGTCAAAGCCGACTTCTACGCTAACGCATCGCAAAACCGCGCGCAAAAGGGCTACGGCGACGTGGGCGGCATGGACCTGGGCAAGAGCGATAGCTTTTGGACGCTGGGGCTAAGCGCGGGCTATAAATACAAAAATTATCAATTTTTGCTAGCGGCGGAGAATCTAAACGACGCCAAATATGCCTATCATAACTCAAAAGGCGGCTACGGCGGCGGTATCGCAGGCTACGAGACTATCCCGAACGGCACGAGGCTTTATGAGCCGGGCAGAAGCTTTTGGGCGAAATTTAAGGTGCATTTTTAG
- the recJ gene encoding single-stranded-DNA-specific exonuclease RecJ, translated as MLNKEDIRNLLAHRFCNDIHKKISEIPTPSALKDIYKGANRIKEAIEKNERIAIVGDYDVDGVVSSVILAEFFDDLGVKDYLVKIPNRFKDGYGLNPEIIDELSADVSLIITVDNGISANDAAIICKEKGIDLIITDHHMPPAVLPEAYAIINPKQEDCNFPNIEICGAEVAWYLVGALKDVCKLNYDMSKFLELLAIAIIADMMELRDMNRMLVRLGICKLNASKRSAFHAIKEFYGKEKFECDDISFLIAPLINSAGRMDDAMNSFNFLRAKSIEEAYNYLDTIIEFNNSRKEEERQLFECSLKDVKEDDEVIITWGEQWHEGVIGIVASRLAKHFAKPAIVFSIDKGRAKGSARSIGKLDILSLIASHENLLTSYGGHKGAAGLTLAPENLVKFKEAINKSCSCLNMQDCKSSDELLGDIMPSEIDFELLEILEFYEPYGQKNPRPVFKIENALVKNERLIGRDQNHLKLILQKDNKTLEALFFNFTKHARVGEMIDIIFCISKNSFRGLVTPQLLIKEIL; from the coding sequence ATGCTAAATAAAGAGGACATAAGGAATTTACTAGCGCATAGATTTTGTAACGACATACATAAAAAAATTAGTGAAATTCCAACACCAAGTGCCTTAAAAGATATTTACAAGGGTGCTAATCGCATAAAAGAAGCGATCGAGAAAAACGAGCGTATAGCCATTGTGGGCGATTATGATGTTGATGGTGTTGTTTCGAGCGTAATTTTGGCTGAGTTTTTTGATGATCTTGGCGTGAAAGACTACCTAGTAAAAATTCCAAATAGATTTAAAGATGGATATGGGCTAAATCCTGAGATAATAGACGAACTCTCAGCTGATGTAAGCTTGATTATCACCGTTGATAATGGCATCTCTGCAAACGATGCAGCCATTATCTGTAAAGAAAAAGGCATCGATCTTATCATCACTGATCATCACATGCCTCCAGCTGTTCTCCCAGAAGCCTATGCGATCATCAATCCAAAACAAGAAGACTGCAACTTTCCAAATATCGAAATTTGCGGTGCTGAAGTGGCATGGTATTTGGTTGGCGCGCTAAAGGATGTTTGCAAGCTAAACTACGATATGAGCAAGTTTTTAGAGCTTTTAGCTATCGCGATAATCGCTGATATGATGGAGCTAAGAGATATGAATAGAATGCTTGTTCGCCTTGGTATTTGTAAGCTAAATGCGTCTAAGCGTTCCGCATTTCATGCTATAAAAGAGTTTTATGGTAAGGAAAAATTTGAGTGCGATGATATTAGCTTTCTTATAGCTCCTCTTATAAATTCAGCTGGTCGTATGGACGATGCGATGAATTCATTTAACTTTTTGCGTGCAAAGAGCATAGAAGAGGCTTACAACTACCTTGATACGATCATTGAATTTAACAACTCCAGAAAAGAGGAGGAGCGCCAACTCTTTGAGTGCTCGCTAAAGGACGTAAAAGAAGACGATGAAGTCATCATCACTTGGGGCGAGCAGTGGCACGAGGGCGTGATAGGCATCGTAGCTAGCCGCCTAGCAAAGCACTTTGCAAAGCCAGCTATCGTCTTTAGTATCGATAAAGGCCGTGCAAAAGGTAGTGCTAGAAGCATTGGTAAGCTTGATATTTTATCTCTTATAGCAAGCCACGAAAATTTACTAACAAGCTATGGCGGTCACAAAGGAGCGGCTGGACTTACGCTTGCGCCTGAAAATTTGGTGAAATTTAAAGAAGCGATAAATAAAAGTTGCTCATGCCTAAATATGCAAGATTGCAAAAGCTCGGACGAGCTACTTGGCGACATAATGCCAAGCGAGATAGACTTTGAACTGCTTGAAATTTTAGAATTTTATGAGCCATACGGACAGAAGAATCCTCGCCCAGTTTTTAAGATAGAAAATGCTCTCGTTAAAAATGAAAGACTTATAGGAAGAGATCAAAATCACTTAAAGCTCATCTTGCAAAAGGATAATAAAACACTTGAGGCTCTATTTTTTAACTTTACAAAACACGCTAGAGTGGGCGAGATGATAGATATTATCTTTTGTATATCAAAAAATTCATTCCGCGGACTTGTTACCCCGCAGCTACTCATAAAAGAGATTTTATAA
- a CDS encoding NAD(P)H-dependent oxidoreductase produces MKTLIILAYPDIQNSVINKRLLQEALKEPQHFSIHDLTQVYGGGSIDAACEQELIRAHDALVLQFPLHNFSYPPILKSWIDAVMTHGFAYGRGSDGIAGRKVALAVTAGIKKSDYCPQGRYHFSLREVLTPFELAFKYYFRADYRDFFAFYGAEETPGVDYVSSQDDLEQGSREYAEFLRNLE; encoded by the coding sequence ATGAAAACTCTAATCATCTTAGCATACCCTGATATCCAAAACTCGGTCATAAACAAACGCTTGCTACAAGAGGCTCTCAAAGAGCCGCAGCACTTTAGCATTCATGATTTGACGCAGGTTTATGGGGGCGGCAGTATCGACGCTGCGTGCGAGCAAGAGCTCATCAGAGCCCACGATGCCCTCGTTTTGCAGTTTCCACTTCACAACTTCTCCTACCCTCCGATTTTAAAATCGTGGATCGACGCGGTGATGACGCATGGCTTTGCCTACGGACGGGGTTCGGACGGCATAGCGGGGCGCAAGGTAGCTCTAGCCGTGACCGCAGGCATCAAAAAGAGCGATTACTGCCCGCAAGGACGCTATCATTTTAGCTTGCGCGAGGTTCTTACGCCGTTTGAGCTTGCATTTAAATACTATTTTCGCGCCGATTACCGCGACTTTTTCGCATTTTACGGCGCCGAAGAGACTCCGGGTGTGGACTACGTATCGAGCCAGGACGATTTAGAGCAAGGCTCTAGAGAATACGCGGAGTTTTTGCGAAATTTAGAATAA
- a CDS encoding CTP synthase has protein sequence MAKETKYIFITGGVLSSLGKGIAAASIATLLKNSGLKVSVLKADPYINVDPGTMSPLEHGEVFVTDDGAETDLDLGHYERFLDESLSQDNNFTTGRVYSSVIEKERRGDYLGKTIQVIPHIVGEIVDRIKKAGEGKDVLIVEIGGTVGDIEGLPFLEAIRALRVEVGKKRALNIHLTLVPFIKVAGELKTKPTQHSVGELRRIGITPDIIICRSEMPLNRELKDKIAASCGVEKNCVIESLDSASIYQIPLSFLKQDILTPIAENLGFNELKPDMAKWDSLVKRIIAPTNETTIAFVGKYIDLKESYKSLTEGIIHAGANLDARVNLRWIDSEKIEENNVNELLKDVDGILVAGGFGERGVLGKMQAIKFARENKIPYLGICLGMQLALIEFARDVLGLEDANSMEFDKECKNPIIYLIDSFIDAHGKKQIRTHTSPLGGTMRLGAYNCDIKPKTLLAEIYGNAKSVKERHRHRYEANPKYKEIFEKNGLLVSGESDGLIEAIELKGHPWFVGVQCHPEFTSRLTKPNPVILGFIKASLENVKS, from the coding sequence ATGGCAAAAGAGACGAAGTACATTTTTATCACGGGTGGCGTTTTAAGCTCACTTGGAAAAGGCATCGCAGCTGCGTCTATCGCGACTCTTTTAAAAAATTCCGGACTAAAAGTAAGTGTTTTAAAAGCTGACCCATATATCAACGTAGATCCTGGCACGATGAGCCCACTTGAGCACGGCGAAGTTTTTGTTACAGATGATGGCGCGGAGACAGATCTTGACCTTGGCCACTATGAGAGATTTTTAGATGAGAGCCTAAGTCAAGATAATAACTTCACAACGGGTAGAGTTTATAGCTCGGTCATCGAAAAAGAGCGAAGAGGCGATTACCTTGGAAAGACTATTCAAGTGATCCCTCACATCGTTGGCGAGATAGTTGATCGCATCAAAAAAGCAGGCGAGGGTAAAGACGTACTCATAGTTGAGATCGGTGGAACCGTTGGTGACATCGAGGGCTTGCCATTTTTAGAGGCGATAAGAGCGCTAAGGGTGGAAGTTGGCAAAAAAAGAGCGCTAAATATCCACCTAACGCTTGTACCATTTATCAAAGTAGCTGGCGAGCTAAAAACAAAACCAACCCAGCACAGTGTAGGCGAGCTAAGACGTATAGGCATAACCCCAGACATCATCATCTGCAGATCTGAAATGCCACTAAACCGTGAGCTAAAAGATAAGATCGCAGCAAGCTGTGGTGTTGAGAAAAATTGTGTTATAGAGAGCTTAGATAGCGCAAGTATCTATCAAATTCCACTTTCATTTTTAAAGCAAGACATACTAACTCCAATCGCTGAAAATTTAGGCTTTAATGAGCTAAAACCAGATATGGCAAAGTGGGATAGCCTAGTAAAAAGGATAATCGCTCCAACAAATGAAACTACAATAGCATTTGTAGGTAAATACATCGATCTAAAAGAGAGCTACAAGAGCCTAACTGAGGGTATCATCCACGCTGGAGCAAATTTGGATGCTAGGGTAAATTTACGCTGGATAGATAGCGAAAAGATAGAAGAGAACAATGTAAATGAGCTTTTAAAAGACGTTGATGGCATCTTAGTCGCTGGCGGCTTTGGCGAGAGGGGCGTTTTAGGCAAGATGCAAGCCATTAAATTTGCTCGTGAAAATAAGATCCCTTATCTTGGAATTTGCCTTGGTATGCAGCTAGCACTAATTGAATTTGCAAGGGATGTTTTGGGCTTAGAGGATGCAAATTCTATGGAATTTGACAAAGAGTGCAAAAATCCTATCATCTATCTAATAGATAGCTTTATCGACGCTCACGGCAAAAAACAGATAAGAACGCACACAAGCCCACTTGGCGGCACGATGAGGCTTGGAGCATATAACTGCGACATCAAACCAAAGACGCTTCTAGCTGAAATTTATGGCAATGCAAAGAGCGTAAAAGAGCGCCATCGCCACCGCTACGAGGCAAATCCAAAATATAAAGAAATTTTTGAGAAAAATGGTCTTTTGGTAAGCGGTGAGAGCGATGGACTGATAGAGGCTATCGAGCTAAAAGGCCATCCGTGGTTTGTGGGCGTGCAGTGTCATCCTGAATTTACTAGCCGTCTAACTAAACCAAATCCTGTGATATTAGGCTTTATAAAGGCAAGTTTAGAAAACGTCAAATCTTAA
- a CDS encoding DUF4492 domain-containing protein has translation MIKNYLNIIASLYIDGFKNMKIGKKLWLLIIIKLIIMFGILKAFIFNETLNTKFQTDEEKSEFVIRNLIKE, from the coding sequence ATGATAAAAAACTACCTAAACATCATTGCCTCTTTATATATAGACGGCTTTAAAAACATGAAAATAGGCAAAAAATTATGGCTTCTCATAATAATAAAGCTTATCATCATGTTTGGAATTTTAAAAGCCTTCATCTTTAACGAGACTCTAAATACCAAATTTCAAACCGACGAAGAAAAAAGCGAATTTGTAATTCGTAATTTAATAAAGGAATAA